ataaatttcaaacagcggtatactactgttgcctttattcattaCAAATGATATTTTCCATTTGAACTATGAACAGTTTACAATACCTgattacattatatataaaagctACAGTTGTCATTTCATATACTTAAACCTACATCAAACCTATTACATCCTCAATGATTGCTCTTGTTCGTCGTCCACATACAAATATGTTATCGCCGGTAATTTGATTACTGGAGGCTAATGAACAACTGAGAAAGTTGTTAGTCCAATCCCAGAATTATCGAGTTCACCAGCCCATTATATAGGAAAGGAATTACTGATGGATGCAGTTACatactttttttagaaattggatGAAGCGCAAAGCAGTAAAACCAAAACAGGATAATTAGATGAATGAATCAATGCTGTTCGGTGATGAATTAAAAATCTACAATGTACAATGAGCACACAGGTCTCAACCCCTTTTCAAAAAGACCAATGATGTGGATGCATTATTCTTCCTACGCgaccaaacatttttttggtcaaatgCAAAATTCTTGTTGTTTTCCTTTTGATGGCTTACATTAGGAACTTCACATATATACTACTGCATAAATCGCGTAGAGGATATTTTATAAAACCATCGATTTGTCGTTCTCTCCTTTGGCTTTACTTTAAAAGAACaattataaagtaaaaacacaaaaatactgaactccgaggaaaattcaaaaagaaaagtccaaaatcaaaagtccaaacacatcaaacgaattgataacaattgtcatattcctgacttggtacagacattttcttatgtaaaacctggttttatagctagctaaacctctctaAATCACCTCTCTATACGCTAGACACAATTtgttcacaaaaaaacaaaagaaagaaatacaGCCAGGTCGTCATGAAGGTCGACTACACACCTTTCAAAAGTTCATGCGActgtttttctaaaaaaaaaatactttccgATATGTTGTGGTATTAACTCCTAAATAATAGTTGTATAAAGATCTACTCCAAATTTTCGTCCATACTCTTTATTATTTCAAGCAACATCAAaatctgttttatttctatacGCTACTATTTCCCTTGCTCAATTGATAGATTGACTTCTTCGTCTCATTTAACAGTCCCTTTACTGCAAGAATggttatcatagataccaattgtctgttttatgtcatgaaaaaaataactttatgaAGAATCACTGGGTCTATCAACAAATACACCAAAGATAATGTTGATCGAAATGTGCACCTTTTACATCGACAAAACATTTATGGAGTTTCGTCGATGGATTTTATTTAGTCGGTATTTCAATTGGTACGAATTGTGCGTCCCTACTAATTTCACTTCTGTCAGATAAATTAATGATGTAATGTTACTCATATTTAAGTGAATGCTTACATCATTTATATAACGGTAACCTAGTGAACTTGATATTTAGGATAACAACCGTAATTAGGAAATTTGCTTCATATATTGACGTTTTCTTAAATATTGACACGTACGAACTACTTCAAATTAGAATCAAGCGGCATGATTTCAACTTTCTATTTGTCAAGCTCCCATTTTTCATCAGTTACATACTCTCTGTTCTGTCGTATGGCGCATATCTCCATTAAATTACGCTCAGGAATGTTCATAGTatagattttacttttgaacaccggtatactactgttgcctttatttatacagaCTTCATTAACAAGCGAGTGCTCCTTACAAAAAACTGCTACAACCGAGTTATAAGCAAGAAAAACTGATATCGACACTATAAAGGTTTTACGGTCATTGTCACAAAATGGTTCATAGATATGATGTGTCCGTCTATACTCACTAGCGGAACAGAGCTTGTTCGATATGCTCGTGTCTTAATCAATGAACGTTATCTATGTATAACTGGTAAATGATTGATTTATGGATTGTGTTACCATTTATTTGCGGTCTTAGATCTTCAGATAGAAAAGTCGTCTGATCTATAATCGTAtcaaaaaattgacatttttactgAGTGTTGACTCGCATTGAGGATGGTAAATGATTACCCTGTCCACACACCCGGTCTCTCTTTTTGTTAGTTTGTGTGATATTGTATGTGTGTGGTTGATATCTTGATTTGCACCTTATTAATAGATTGATATTATGCGATTTAAATATCGGTCAACTACTGcagcctttttatttttattcatttttatttattgttatctAAAGAATCTTTAAAcagatatttaatgtaaaagaCTGGCTGAAATAAATTGCTGAAGAAAAACCTTTTAATCTTTAACAAGATAATCATTGTCGTTTCCgtagatataatatatataaatagaatattCTCAATCTTAACAAAATAATTCCAACACCTTTGGTactaacatttcaaaatataacacTATACACATATATGAATGCTTTGATGCAATTCGTTTTAATCTGTAAAGATGTAAGTAGACCATGGACCACAATGAACATCCTTTATCTTTGTCCCTGATCTGACGTATGACGAAACAGTTTCAAAATAGTCCCTCGTGATTTTGTCATCATGACATAACTGTCCATAGTCATTCCATCCACTGGTCAACAAGATATTATTATCTGCAATAAAAGCGTAAGAAGATACAACAGTTTATAGTATGTAGCATTTCTGTCAGGAGTTTGTACATGTGTGTTGGATTTTCTATTATTAGTACAAAAACTGCCAATGTATTATTTAAAGCATCCCAATTAATTCTTTAAGTCATTTCAGTGTGTGTTGCAATACTAGAAATGGTCACAAGTTTAAAATAAAGGATACACAGGTCAATAAAAAGCTTCATGTCTGAATGCTGAATGTTTTTATAATCTCATTGTCCtgcacatttttattttaactatttgaCAGACCAAAGTTTCATGCTCAATGTTACTGTAGAGTAAAACAAATATCCACAAGGAATGTAAAATAATCAGCAAAGTTCTGGAAAGCAGTTACAGTCACTtaagttaacaaaaaattatcattaataaaaatcgCTAAATTGGAATGAGTTATCCCTTTAATAAaagtgagaatggaaatggggaatttgtcgaagagacaacaaccgtCAATAGGgtaattaaaattgttaaaagcaGATCAGAACCATCTTAACTGAAGAGAAAGTACCTTTCTCTATCCTTAATTAGAAGCCACAGTAGTTTatcaatattcaaatttcattacTCCATTAAGAAAATATAAACCAAGTAATACACAAATAGCCGCAACTCTATAAATAGAGCATGCACGATGGTCAGAAGGAGGgaaccgaccgtgcaagggctgtatagccagtaaAGGTCGTAAAACTTCCATGTGTTGAGAAGGGATTAGAAGGAGCTTAGTGATTTCCTATGGTTATGAACCTGTGAGAAGGGGGTTGTGATTTCTTACAGTAAAATACCTGTGAGTAGGGAATTAGTGATTTCCTATGGTAATGTACCTGTAAGTAAAGCAGTATGACGAGATCCACAACTGGCTTTTTGTATGTTGAATGTGTCCTGAAAATCTATCAAGCATGGGAGAGGGTGAATTTGTGCTGGgtctacattttgtataaacaataaACTCTCCAACTTGTCTAACTTTTGTCTTTCTGTTGAGTCATCAGCTAAAATTTCTTCTGTGGATAGTGAAGAACTGTCAGTACTTTGTTCCTGTACAAGTTTGTTCGTACTATCATCTTTTATCACAATGTTTTCATTAGTATGTCTGCTTTGTGGTGTTGAAGTATCTTGTTGATGCGTACCCCCGTGTTTTTCTCGAACAGTGATAGAGGGAAGACCGAGTTGTCCACTTTCGTTCCAACCCCAGCAATATATATCTCCACATTCtaaacaaataagttaaacagATAATTATAATATTCTAATTTAAGAATGCTCTGCAAAATGAAAATAGTACTTCTCTATTGTGTTGCAAGTTGCATCTTATTAACATATACTTAGATCTCCTTCTGTCCATATAAGGTAGTCAACTGTTTAATATTTCGATAGTTGTTATGTATTTGTCTATTAAGATAATACAGTTATTATGCTAAGATAGAAACCTGATTGAGAAGAAAATAGCCGTGTTAGATATACACTATTTCATCGTTAAAACCAGACTGTCGAAGATGTCCAGGAGGCAGTCTAGActgaatttaaagttttgtcaaGTGTTTCCAATATACTGATTGGTGTTTGACTACACTTACAATACTAGTGTGTTATTTCGTGCCTGGAGAGACATGCGAATCTTCGGTAGGAACACTTACAATACTATTTAATAAAGCTTTGATTCGAGCGCACCAGCATTGGGCGGAATTGGAACTCACTACATCCGTATTGATAGGCTAGTGATATATCAGTTCTACTTGGCCATGGAAGCCCCGATTTTccaactaaaaaataaacaaatacttcgTTACATGATACCTGAAACACAAAGCGAATGCCAGCCACCAGCTGCAACAGCTAACATTTTGAGTCCCGCTAAGCTGTCTATCAACTTTGGTTCCTTTGTACTATCAACTGTTCCATGACCAAGTTGTCCTCgactaaataaaaatgaatacacAGTAATCAATCTACTGCTAATGTTAAGCATAAGTAAAAGCATGTGAAGACATATCCTTGCGACTCACTGTAATGTACTGGACACAGTAGGGTGCAGAAAAGCAACACACATCTCGGAAGGAGCAATCACTTTATCAAATCTGGTGAAACGACGCGATTTCTTCGGATGTGtcattaaaaatgcataaaaaaagaggcatacaatattttaaagtttctatTTTAAATGCCATTCCCTGTGCTTTCTGTAAAATCTAAACCAATTCTTACTTTTTTCATGTTACAAATAAAGTGATCAAAACTGATAAGTAGATAAAACAGCAAGTACATCTCTTAGAACCTTtacttatatcttttatatatatatatatatatatatatactaggcCTACATACGTTCCTCCGCCAAACGTGAGGACTGTGCCATACGTTGTTAAAAGTAAGACATGTTCCTTCCCACAACTAACTGCAGCCACTTTATCTGTACATAGTGACACTAATGGTAATGGTAATGTTGGTGTAATATCTGTATCTTCGCATCTGATGTCTCTTCCTATGTTACATAATATGTTCTCGCTTATAAAACATGTCTTGGTATCTGTAATAATAGAAACAAGTGAACTGAAACtcaatattgaatataatgGGAAATGTTACaataagtattgtataagtaAAAACTAAATAACCCAAATATGTCAACCTACTGcctcttgtaaaatatttagtaataacaatgattgatcaattaacattttattaacGGTTGTCTGCAAAATATTAAGTGCAAATTCAAGAcaccccgccacattctatatatatatatatacctgcCCCATGTCAAGAGCTTGTAGTTCAGTAGCTGTCGTTCGTTCAtatctgtcatttttttatttatattttttatgtcggggccttttataacaaACTATAAGTTATGGATTTTTCTCTTCATTGAAGACAGTACAGTTGCCTATGATTGTTTATAATCACTTCAGTTGCCCTTTGTTGGATAATAGTaacatctcattggcaatcataacacatctctttattttcgATGTTATCATTTGTTTGGATTCTATAccttcaaaaataaatacttaaaaTCAGATTGTATATAGCTATACTTGCAGTGTATATTTATGTGTATTTAgcaagagggatgaaagataccagagggacagtcaaactcatagatcgaaaatatactgacaacgccatgggtaaatataaaaagacaaacagacaaattatagtaaacaatacaacatagaaagctaAAGACTAAGAAAAACGAATCCCTCCAAAAACTGGaggtgatcgcaggtgctccggaaggataagcagattctgctccacatgtggcacccgtccggtcgtgttgctcatgttattacaaccCCGGTAAATTATAGTATAAACGGTAAGTCACATTTGTAGTGAAAAGGGAAGTGAATCGTAGTTACAACATAAGAAACATAACcgctatcatctgtgaaacgattattccaaaacggtcaactatttttcaaagtttttgctttagcaaatcaaaatttaaaagttgtCATTTAGATCATGTATGTATGCTTTTATAAAGCCCTGCTTTGTACAAGACCGACACCGATTCGGATTTAACATGCTAGCTCACAAGGCAACAGCAAGTACCTTACTCTTAGTATGATTAAAGACACTGAACAGGCGCGATAGTGTCAGATCATTTCCGTCTGacttatattcaaataatataaagaCGTATTGTTAGGTACTGTTGGTATTTGCATTCATCATTAAACATGAAAAGTTATCATTAGACAAAATATGCACTAAATACTACAAAAATGAGGGGTTTTTAGTATTATTTATAGTATAAATGGAAGTAAACCAATTGTTAATCTTGTAAATGGCCTTTTCAGAGCCTAAAATTATTGAAAGGCACACTTACTGAGTGCTTAACCTATATTTTCGATCTAAAACCTGCTACGTTTTTAATTCTTGTGAGGAGTGGGGTTTATTGCATTTCCTATACATGATCCACagttatcttatacttaatataatattaaacataAGAGCACATAGAGATGTATATGATGAAAAAAGTTAACCGTCCTGTTCTTCTCCTACGTCTGTTTTAGCAGGCGTTCCCCAAGGGTCGGTTCTATGTTCCCAAAAATTTGCATAAACGATTCTGTCGAGAATAACGTACTAGACTATTTGCAGATGACACATCTCTCAGCTATTAGAATAATGATAGGTGGCAAACAGAAACTGAAAATGATCTGCATTGTATtgattaaaattgtatataagGAGAAGATGGTCTAAGTTGGACTCACTTGTGTCTAATCCTTTTTGCgatattttgcaaataaaatatgtttaaacttaaacatgatgattatgaaaataagagtatttgttataaatttaacTTCTCAGTTTATGAACATACCTGAAATAATTACGAGATCTTTGTCCGTTGCAGTAAGTTGGCAGATCTTTATCTGTCCATTGTGCTGCTGTTTGTCATAAAATtggatcataaaatattttaatgtgtcTGTTATCATATAACTTTGATCAGAATTGTTTACACATACTAGATTTTCTCCaacaaatgtaatgttttcAATGGAAGATACAGAAATTTTGTTAAGAATTTGGTCCAATATCGCATGTTGATAGCCCAATACTTTTTGTTTTCCGTCATCTGAAAGAAATGTGCAATATATAAATGACTGATtaagaaaataagattaattgaaaaaaaaattaaacaacacaTAGCTCAAAAGAAAGCTAGAGTCGATTTTTTCCTGAGAAAACCATTGTCAACCGAGGCAGGCGAAGCCTATGTTGATCATCCCTTTTTTTTCGAGGGGGTTACAATCTGCTCTTTCATCTTTTCATCtaaatgttatttaatttattttactggATGATCTgtcatatttatcttttaaatcttCAATTAAAAGTGATAACCTATAACTTCATGTGTAATACAATGCCacagtcataaaaaaaatgttacatataATAAGGGTATATGAGTATTTTTCGGAGACTGGGTATGAGCAACGAAAAGATAAGCCGTCCTGCTCCACTAGTAGTAGTTAGATATAGGACCAAGAGTGCAAAGATATCAGTTAACTTTAACTACGTATtgctacatatatattttttatacattggctagaggtataggggtgagatttcacaaaacatgtttaaccccgccgcatttttgcgcctgtcccaagtcacgAGCCTCTGGTCTtattcttgtatgatttttaaattttagttcgtttatatattttggattttagtatgacgtccactatcactgaactagtacacatgtTCGTTTATGGTCCAGCTGAAGCACGTCTCCGGATGCGGGATTGTCTTACtgtgaagaccaattggtggccaTCGGtcgttttctgctctttggtcttTTAGTATTCCTTGCTGTAAATGATTGTCTAAAATGGTCTTCAAACATGTTATATCTTCAAAGATGACATTTGTTTATTGGcaaaattcttttcaaaatatttgcaataatcGGAGAACTACAAAAACAATGCGTAGACGTACGGGCAGCAAACAACGTCATATCAacaatcacaaaaaaatgactctttgacacattccccatttccattctcaaatatgataaaatattacgCGCATATGACGTCCATATctttctttccattttgaaaTAAGGACTGTGACACCTGACAAAAGATATGAGATAGTCTGTGTAGGTATGCtagttattaatttatataaaaaaaaaatgcgttaTTGCTCAAATGGCTGTTTATCGATGTTAGCAATAAAAACTGTATCACAAAAATAGTTCTTCAAACAGACAAATGCAATGATATATCGAGTACACGAACAATATCCACATGTCCGAAGTTTCTAAAATGGTGCATGTGAACAAAGATGACTACATTATGTTTAACACACTTGTATAGAAACTTAAATATTCAACATAATTATCGTATTGGGATTTACGTAGGATATGGTTGGGGAAATGATAGACGGAAAACATATATCTAAGATAAAGCAATTGAAAACGTTTGTCACAACTTTGACAAGAATTTATTTAAGGAACTTGAAAACGCCAACTTGTCCCTGCAAGTTTACCGATGCAAGCCGTTTCAGTCACAGCCGATTCGGccattgtcattttggtcataCTGCCAGTTCCGAATCGACAAAACTTTTTAAGGTCATTTCGGCCAAGacttttattgttataaaatgagGGGAAAATTAGAAGCAGAAGTTAAATAACAAATCGAAAAGTACATTTTGCTTCTACCTTTTAATTTAGTAATAAAAACAAGAGCGTATTCCTTGATGAAACGGTGTGTAATAAATTATGAATGCTAAAATAATATTCGTAAAATAGTtgaattgtaataaaaaaaaaaaaaaagagttgttAATGTACCGACTATCCCTTTGAAGTACCGACCTTGTCAACCGGAATTTcgtattgtaattatatatatctaaacCATGTGTAGCACAGTGCCATTAAAATTTATGCAAGGATCATACGATTTTACCTATACAATTTATGTCAAAAAGATtacttcatttttgttacaaattTTCCTTGTCAAAACAAACTtctgtcaaaatatttaacaattattaATATGCATAAGAAGTTGTGATATGAACGCTAATGAGTCGTACATATTATGAtaacaatatgaaaaagtcGAGTATGGCCGAAATGACTGTAGACACAAATGACTTTGGTCGaacttagggagctaccatttaatttttatggtgGGGCTAGGATgcaaaattttgtcctgcatttttttttagctgtaatctctgtcctgtttttttattcttcactctgttcggtcctgccttttttttttagtttatcctgactttaattacctaaattgtcgactttttttttggcaagtgtctcatcctgccttttttttaactcaaaactcctgtcctgcctatttttttcaaatttcatcctagccccccccccccccccccccccccccccataaaaatttaatggtagctcccttactCAGCGGCCAAAACGACTTATGGACGAACTAGTTGCGCGACCGAAACGTATCGAAAGCTATTATAAGAGGGCCTGGTTGAATGGAGAACTACAGTCAGAAGTGCAGAATAAAggggaaaaaagaaaattggcAAAATAATTGAAGAATATAGAAATTGatctaaaaataaagaatgcaGAAATCCAGACCCACAGTTATCCTATGCTTATCATGGCCTCTCAGAAGATCAGAGTGACATATACAGTAaagctgaaatatgaaaactaATATGGAACACACAATGCACGATTAGTACTCCTTAAATAACAAACTCAAGTATAACTATTAAGCTCTCACTAAGCATTAAACAATGACATTTTAGCAAATGTGTCATGATGGAGATTCTTtgttgcttatatatatatggtgcTATTGTACAGGTTAACATCTACAAAAAGCCACGGTGTGAAAGTACCACACAGAATACTGAGTGACAGTTGTAATGTACCCTCAGCATGCATATCAAATTTGCAAAAACTGAGTATCTTAATTACCTATATAAAAATTTGTTAGCTTTCACTATTGCATGTTTGTTAATATAGTCAGGTTTGTCAGTCTGTGGCAACAATTTAATCCAATATTTGATTGTATACCCCTCAGTCGGTTCTATGCTCCGTTGTCTTTATTCTTTTATAGACTAGTTAAACCTTGTCATCGACGGAAATGTTCCGGTCCAGCTTTGTATCTAGTCAAGCTAGTGTCAACAGATAAAATATACTATTAAACTAACTGTAATTAGTCTCCAAGAGATTGACTTTAACTGTGTTCTTTTAATCAGATATACTTGCCAAAATAAACTGCTGTGTTGCTCCATGATGAGTTAATTCTTATGACGTTCTTTCCATTTAATATTTGCAATGATCTATCGTCCATAAATTCGGCATAGCCATAGAAGTTGACCATAgttcttttgttgttgttgttgagagCCATGTGCTTGAAGACTGGGTTCCGTTTTTGGCGAGGTTGTGTGAAACCAGTAAACAAATACAATTCTATTCGGTAATATAATTATTTGCACTTTTGCTgcaatttattcatttatttgtgtattttattgtttttaaatgttactctttatgaaatattatcaatgaaaaatttaaaatcaatttcaatcTTTAAAATCAAGCACTGCGATATTTTTCTTTACGTCGTTGTGTTGTGTTGTTCAATGTTTATCCTCCGGTCATTAAGATGGAAACTAATTTCAACCAATCACAACGCTTCTTATAATTCATTTCCAAAATGGTTCTCGAAAGTACAATTGTCtggtaaaaaaactttaaatcatatttgtttCCCTGACACTCACGCTAAATTGATAAGATGCATATTTCGGTAGAGACCTGATGTAAACTTGCTTATCTTCTCATATTCACTATTCCCGATTTAGGGCATTTAATGTGTGAAAATCATTTATTCGTTATAACGACGATGATTTAGCGTTTTTGGAAATCCACATCACCGGTTGGACTCAGTTATATCAATGTGACAATGATCATTTCAtgtaaaattattaagaaaTCGGTTTTGTTTACACCCTGTTTATAATATAATGCTATAATAGAATTTTACTGTTCTAGGGAAATATTGGAAGACCAAGTGCAAAAATGCCACAAATAATTTATGTCAATGACATTTGTCAGACAAtgtaatatgaggcaggcattacctgtgaaAGGGGGTGAAGTCTGTATGATTTATTTCTTGTATTAAACTtcaaaatctgttaaaaaagaaatggaaatactgtaacgtttccgattttggttctgttggtAGAGATTTTACTTGTGACGTTACATAAATTATGACGTCatgttcaatgtaaacaaaaaaacgcAATTATTGGGTAACGTTTCTTCatatcaaagacaaaaaaatattagaaatgaaaTTGTTATTGTGTTCCTTGAGTTCCTATATTTTACTAGACTACTCAAAAGTCTTTTGACAAAGAGACCAGAAGAAAGCAGTCGATTTCTGATTTCAGCGCATATATGCAGGAATTAAAAAAAgcgataaaaaaaagttaacaattttgagttcatttaatagtacaatgaaaatttgggaaattttcccgatttttcttttttattgacttttttacTGTATTAGAGCACTTTCTCCCCATAATGAAATTACTTAGACTAGGGGGTTCCAGTTGTAGTGGATACTagcaattttgtaatgaaattcatTCTCAAGCAAGAAATTTAAAACCTAAATCATGTCCTAACCTAGTGACAGTAGTGACTAGTGTTTTTGATGCACttgcattttatttacttttaaatgtgtTTCAGTGTTGACAACAGTGATTATATGAGAAATGGTGACTTTGTTCCTACTAGACTGCAAGCCCAACAAGATGCTGTCAATCTTATTTGTCACTCCAAAACTAGATCTAATCCAGAAAACAATGTTGGACTATTAGTTATGTCTCAGTAAGTTGAAGGGAAATAATGTTGAAAAGTAGAAGTAtgaatgtaaaatacatgtatacatggtaCCGTATATGCAAATTTAAATTCTTGAGAaattaatgttgtttttgtttttatagattatcatgtttatagaatGAAAGTAAGTGACTATCAAAATGTGTATCAAGCACAAAAACacttctttttaaaatgttatattatgttatgacataaaaaaaaagtatttatagaaaagaagatgttgtatgattgccaatgagataagtCTTCATAAGAGACCAAGTGTCACAGACATTAACGCCCTGTACTTACTTTCAACAATTAGAAAAGTCCATATGGCAAAGTAAAACGAGTCAAACTAGAAAATGAACAGCCTAATTGATGTACtaaataatgaaagaaaaacaattaaatatgtaacacagcaacaaactataaccactgaataacaggctcctgacttgggacaggcacataatgAATGTgatggggttaaacatgttagcagacACCCAACCCTACCCTAATCCTGGACAGTAGTGTAACAGAACAAcctaagaacaaactataaaattcagttgaaaaagtATAAACTAATCCGATGGATACTATAGAAATGCATCTATTCTAAATACAACAGAGGGGACAGGGACTAGCATGACTAATACTTTTACATCACAACTGAAAGACACTAAGTACCAATCTGAGAGTATTCACTCTTACTGACTGCTAGATCAAAGataataaaaactaataaataatTGTCTTATATGAAGCAGAAGGTGACATgtcaatttaaagtttaaaaatcaaattgataattgagtttctctttttttcagtGTTGAAGTTTTAGTCACCTTGACCACAGATGCTGGAAGGGTTTTAAGTAAGCTTCACCAAGTTCAACCAAT
Above is a window of Mytilus trossulus isolate FHL-02 chromosome 4, PNRI_Mtr1.1.1.hap1, whole genome shotgun sequence DNA encoding:
- the LOC134714725 gene encoding RCC1 domain-containing protein 1-like codes for the protein MALNNNNKRTMVNFYGYAEFMDDRSLQILNGKNVIRINSSWSNTAVYFDDGKQKVLGYQHAILDQILNKISVSSIENITFVGENLVCVNNSDQSYMITDTLKYFMIQFYDKQQHNGQIKICQLTATDKDLVIISDTKTCFISENILCNIGRDIRCEDTDITPTLPLPLVSLCTDKVAAVSCGKEHVLLLTTYGTVLTFGGGTRGQLGHGTVDSTKEPKLIDSLAGLKMLAVAAGGWHSLCVSECGDIYCWGWNESGQLGLPSITVREKHGGTHQQDTSTPQSRHTNENIVIKDDSTNKLVQEQSTDSSSLSTEEILADDSTERQKLDKLESLLFIQNVDPAQIHPLPCLIDFQDTFNIQKASCGSRHTALLTDNNILLTSGWNDYGQLCHDDKITRDYFETVSSYVRSGTKIKDVHCGPWSTYIFTD